Proteins encoded within one genomic window of Chitinophaga parva:
- the rbsK gene encoding ribokinase yields MLMKQNAGPLAKVLVVGSSNTDMVVKTERLPAAGETLLGGAFFMNAGGKGANQAVAAARLGASVTFIGKTGNDVFGEQTRQLLSKEGIDTRHLLTDPVLPSGVALITVNAAGENCIVVASGANGNLMPEDMPDIRTVLEACDIVVLQLEIPLETVIYVAKEASRMGKKVILNPAPARVLPPGLLPFVFLITPNETEAQVISGIDTAGEEGVLAAARKLADMGSEHVIITRGGKGALIYSGGVFEWIAPVPVKAVDTTAAGDVFTGALAVRLAEGSSLLSAALFAASAAAISVTRQGALTSAPYREEIAARDAER; encoded by the coding sequence ATGCTAATGAAGCAAAATGCGGGCCCTCTTGCAAAGGTGCTGGTGGTAGGCAGCAGCAACACTGATATGGTTGTAAAAACAGAAAGGCTGCCCGCGGCAGGAGAGACCCTGCTGGGAGGAGCCTTCTTTATGAACGCGGGTGGCAAAGGTGCTAACCAGGCCGTTGCCGCTGCAAGACTGGGCGCCTCCGTGACCTTTATCGGCAAAACAGGCAACGATGTTTTTGGTGAACAAACAAGACAATTGCTTTCTAAAGAAGGCATTGACACCCGCCACTTACTGACAGACCCGGTTCTTCCTTCGGGCGTAGCATTGATTACCGTCAATGCTGCCGGTGAAAATTGTATTGTGGTGGCTTCCGGCGCCAATGGTAACCTGATGCCGGAAGACATGCCGGATATCCGAACGGTGCTGGAGGCTTGTGACATTGTAGTGTTACAACTGGAGATTCCATTGGAGACGGTGATATATGTGGCAAAAGAAGCGTCCCGAATGGGGAAAAAGGTGATCCTTAATCCTGCTCCGGCGCGCGTGCTGCCTCCGGGGCTGCTTCCTTTTGTATTTCTTATTACGCCCAATGAAACGGAGGCCCAGGTGATCAGCGGCATAGATACCGCCGGTGAGGAGGGGGTACTTGCAGCGGCCCGCAAGTTGGCTGATATGGGTAGCGAGCATGTGATTATCACCCGGGGGGGTAAGGGCGCGCTGATCTACAGCGGTGGCGTGTTTGAATGGATAGCCCCTGTTCCCGTTAAAGCAGTAGACACTACTGCAGCGGGAGACGTATTCACAGGCGCATTGGCGGTGAGACTGGCAGAAGGCAGCTCACTTTTGAGCGCTGCGCTTTTTGCCGCAAGTGCCGCCGCTATTTCAGTTACCCGCCAGGGTGCACTCACTTCCGCGCCCTACCGGGAGGAAATTGCCGCCCGTGATGCGGAACGCTAA
- a CDS encoding DUF4434 domain-containing protein, translating to MRISHYWRRILFIGQLSLLLLPLFLSASPLRAGGSDSVILANGTFIQQSLIRNWSDERWQQELKALKEVGMRYLVLAPTLNTDKGKMPEACYPSTLPGVKQGEARDLVEDCLRNAAKAGFKVFLGLNLDERWWTASFSPEWLYQQMETGNQVADELVKRYKQRYGDVLYGWYWVWEVDNLHGAAPGAPEVLTKALNINLDHLHALTPGMPVMLCPFMNYRVGTPADCKKMWTSVFAGTHFKAGDIFAPQDGVGAGGLDLNKLEEWYADLKEAVDTKPGLVFWSDAETFDQRFWSIATLDRFVQQMKLVRPYVSEVISFAYSHYYSPLKVNPAYHQAYLYYAHNGTLPHLPAPLAPVNLNCRTNEKGAAMLEWQESKLKEGLAGFYIYRNGQLVGNRQYNHQGKCVTAYAEKEALAAGSYRYEVCAYTCTGVMGPRAMVNWVQPFTGTKDSSTRQLPGLSNYLIPPGTRGAVIASPVGRTAHPSRFRLLTDTSGLFVIDRLQQLRLKNGVRLDSNQAGFRYGIRIAVDGDTAAVELVKDQFIENKVIAHRGAWKNQGASENSVGSLRNAIAMGCQGSEFDVWMSLDSVLVISHDPVIGGKNIESSTGAAVLQVALKNGEKVPSLDQYLEEIKQQNKTRLYLEIKSSLVSQERSLALTDRVVAMVRRHKAQAWVKYISFNFGVLEHIRQLDPVADVAYLSGDKTMEQLQDGGVNGADYPYYSFHSGDIVSQAHERGISTNAWTVDTKEEMLFLLGKGIDMITTNEPELLLQLINQGK from the coding sequence ATGAGGATATCCCATTACTGGCGCCGGATCTTATTTATAGGTCAGCTGTCATTGCTTTTATTGCCACTTTTTTTATCCGCCTCCCCGCTGCGTGCCGGGGGATCAGATAGCGTAATACTGGCCAATGGTACTTTTATCCAGCAATCGTTGATCCGGAACTGGAGCGATGAACGCTGGCAGCAGGAGCTAAAGGCATTAAAGGAAGTGGGCATGCGCTACCTCGTGCTGGCACCCACATTAAATACGGATAAAGGAAAAATGCCTGAAGCCTGTTACCCCAGCACCCTTCCCGGCGTAAAGCAGGGGGAGGCAAGAGACCTGGTGGAGGACTGCCTGCGCAATGCTGCAAAAGCCGGTTTCAAGGTGTTCCTGGGGCTTAACCTGGATGAACGCTGGTGGACGGCATCCTTCAGTCCTGAATGGCTCTACCAGCAAATGGAAACCGGCAACCAGGTGGCCGATGAACTGGTGAAACGCTACAAGCAGCGGTATGGCGACGTATTATATGGCTGGTACTGGGTATGGGAAGTGGATAATTTACATGGTGCGGCGCCAGGTGCACCGGAAGTGCTGACCAAGGCGCTTAATATTAACCTGGACCACCTGCATGCATTAACTCCCGGGATGCCGGTCATGCTCTGCCCTTTCATGAATTACCGGGTAGGAACGCCGGCCGATTGTAAAAAGATGTGGACATCTGTTTTTGCCGGAACACATTTTAAAGCAGGCGACATTTTTGCCCCGCAGGATGGCGTAGGCGCAGGCGGCCTGGATCTTAACAAACTGGAGGAATGGTATGCTGATCTTAAGGAAGCGGTAGACACCAAACCGGGTTTGGTGTTCTGGTCGGATGCAGAAACGTTTGACCAGCGGTTCTGGTCTATTGCCACCCTGGACCGGTTTGTGCAGCAAATGAAGCTGGTACGTCCCTATGTCAGCGAGGTGATCAGCTTTGCTTACAGTCATTACTACAGCCCTCTTAAAGTAAATCCCGCTTATCACCAGGCTTATTTGTATTATGCACATAATGGAACGTTGCCGCATTTGCCAGCTCCCCTGGCACCGGTAAACCTTAACTGCCGCACCAATGAAAAGGGGGCTGCTATGCTGGAATGGCAGGAGTCCAAACTTAAAGAAGGACTGGCCGGGTTTTATATCTACCGGAACGGGCAGCTGGTGGGCAACCGGCAATATAACCACCAGGGCAAGTGCGTAACCGCGTATGCCGAAAAGGAAGCGCTGGCAGCAGGCAGTTACCGCTACGAAGTTTGCGCTTATACCTGTACTGGAGTAATGGGGCCCAGAGCCATGGTGAATTGGGTACAGCCATTTACCGGAACGAAAGACAGCAGCACAAGGCAGCTACCGGGATTGAGCAATTATCTCATTCCGCCTGGCACCCGGGGTGCCGTGATCGCCAGCCCGGTGGGCCGCACTGCACATCCCAGCCGTTTCCGGTTACTGACAGATACCTCCGGGCTTTTTGTGATTGACAGGTTGCAGCAGCTGCGGCTGAAGAACGGGGTAAGGCTTGACAGCAACCAGGCCGGGTTCCGGTACGGTATCCGGATCGCTGTTGATGGCGATACGGCAGCAGTGGAACTGGTAAAAGACCAGTTTATCGAGAACAAGGTAATTGCCCACCGCGGTGCATGGAAAAACCAGGGAGCCAGTGAAAATTCTGTAGGTTCGCTGCGAAATGCCATCGCCATGGGATGCCAGGGATCTGAGTTTGATGTTTGGATGTCGCTTGACAGCGTGCTGGTGATCTCCCATGATCCTGTCATAGGCGGTAAAAATATTGAATCCTCAACGGGAGCAGCCGTGTTGCAGGTGGCATTGAAGAACGGGGAGAAAGTGCCCTCACTGGATCAATACCTGGAAGAAATAAAGCAGCAAAACAAAACGCGCTTATACCTGGAGATTAAATCTTCCCTGGTCAGCCAGGAGCGGTCACTGGCGCTTACAGACCGGGTAGTAGCGATGGTGCGCCGGCACAAAGCCCAGGCCTGGGTAAAATATATAAGTTTCAATTTCGGTGTGCTGGAGCACATCCGGCAGCTGGACCCGGTGGCAGATGTTGCCTATTTGTCTGGTGACAAAACCATGGAGCAGCTGCAGGATGGGGGCGTGAATGGGGCGGATTATCCCTATTACAGTTTTCATTCCGGTGATATTGTCTCACAGGCACATGAACGGGGCATCAGCACGAATGCCTGGACGGTAGATACTAAAGAAGAAATGCTATTCCTGCTGGGCAAAGGGATTGATATGATCACCACGAATGAGCCCGAGCTGTTATTGCAGTTGATCAACCAAGGAAAATAA
- a CDS encoding DUF4434 domain-containing protein, which yields MQYDRRTFLKKTSLTGLSASVFSLAGGHLPDGRSLELSSQPFSGALPDPLQALPISATFLDEISMDIPHQNWGEKEWDRDFSLMKAIGIDTVIMIRCGYRKFITYPSPYLLKKGCYRPSQDLLELFLKLADKYGMKFYFGLYDSGKYWDTGDLSWEVEDNKWIIDEVWNTYGKRFKSFRGWYISSEISRKTKGAIASFHTMGKQCKDVSGGLPTFISPWIDGKKAVEAASGNLTKTNAISVAEHEKEWNEIFDGIHDVVDACAFQDGHIDYDELDAFFSVNKKLADKYKMECWTNAETFDRDMPIRFLPIKFDKLRLKLEAAKRAGYDKAITFEFSHFMSPQSAYLQAGHLYNRYKEYFNL from the coding sequence ATGCAATATGATCGCCGCACATTTCTGAAGAAGACATCCCTGACGGGGCTGTCTGCCAGCGTATTTTCCCTGGCAGGTGGCCACCTGCCAGATGGAAGATCCCTCGAGTTATCCAGCCAGCCCTTCTCGGGGGCCCTGCCGGATCCCTTACAGGCCTTGCCCATCAGTGCCACATTCCTGGACGAGATTTCCATGGATATTCCCCATCAGAACTGGGGTGAAAAAGAATGGGACAGGGATTTTTCCCTGATGAAAGCCATCGGCATAGATACCGTAATTATGATACGCTGTGGCTACCGTAAATTTATCACTTACCCTTCCCCGTACCTGTTGAAAAAAGGATGTTACCGGCCGTCCCAGGATCTGCTGGAACTCTTTCTCAAATTGGCGGATAAGTATGGTATGAAATTTTACTTTGGGTTGTACGATTCCGGTAAGTACTGGGACACCGGTGACCTGAGCTGGGAGGTAGAAGATAATAAATGGATCATCGATGAAGTCTGGAATACCTATGGAAAACGTTTTAAGAGTTTCCGGGGATGGTATATCAGCAGTGAGATCAGCCGGAAAACCAAGGGCGCAATTGCATCTTTTCATACCATGGGTAAACAATGCAAGGACGTTTCGGGTGGGCTGCCCACTTTTATTTCGCCGTGGATAGACGGTAAAAAGGCAGTAGAAGCAGCGTCAGGAAATCTTACCAAGACCAATGCCATTTCCGTTGCAGAACATGAAAAGGAATGGAATGAAATATTTGACGGCATACATGATGTGGTAGATGCCTGCGCCTTCCAGGATGGCCATATCGATTATGATGAACTGGATGCTTTTTTTTCTGTGAATAAAAAACTGGCAGATAAGTATAAAATGGAATGCTGGACCAATGCCGAAACTTTTGACAGGGATATGCCCATCCGCTTCCTGCCGATTAAGTTCGACAAGCTGCGCCTGAAACTGGAGGCGGCGAAACGCGCCGGTTATGATAAAGCCATCACTTTTGAATTCTCCCATTTTATGAGTCCACAGTCTGCCTACCTGCAGGCAGGTCATTTATATAACCGGTATAAAGAATATTTCAACCTATAA
- a CDS encoding formylglycine-generating enzyme family protein, whose translation MPLWLVCAAQAQTPERQGDLKELFKGPQTPAMQADWWQHMLQWRTAEKLRLQYKDTVYRKFHQGWTSRVFMYAQVMACDRFLYDPVHKRYTVDRYLADVKHRYGGLEAVLIWPTYPNIGIDNRNQFDWLASMPGGRDGVREMVRDFKQRGVRVFFPIMIWDTGTRAISNPMAAALIAEMQAVGADGLNGDTMFGVTEDFQQACDSIGYPVALQPEVAIDDLNMVKWNTMSWGYYWKYDHVPGVSVYKWLEPKHQVHITNRWIIDRTDDLQYAFFNGVGYNTWENIWGIWNGITERYAAAIKRIGHIYRAFPGAWSSAEWQPHFPAQSSGVFVSRFPQQGYTMYTLVNRDSVDKTGRQLQLPYQSGLRYFDIYNGRELHAAKEGDLVYLDFPVEANGFGAVLQMKSSLVDKRLMNVLAEMRQLSAKPLKSLSDRWTPLQQSITQVKKTVRYAAAPKGMVAIPGVKNYQFKTQGVMIEGNDLPDGIGVQHPWEAHPARSQTHGMDIDPFYMDKYPVTNKQFKAFLDATHYRPADEHNYLKDWKNGTYQEGWDDKPVTWVSLEDARAYASWAGKRLPHEWEWQYAGQGTDDRAYPWGNIMDSTLLPARDTGRVMRGPAAVNAFTRGASPFGVMDMVGNVWQWTDEYTDLHTRYAVLKGGGYYRPKGSDWYFPEATALFKYGKYLLMSPSMDRSGSVGFRCVADK comes from the coding sequence ATGCCGTTGTGGCTTGTTTGTGCCGCCCAGGCACAGACACCCGAACGGCAGGGAGATCTTAAAGAGTTATTCAAAGGCCCTCAAACGCCGGCTATGCAGGCAGACTGGTGGCAGCATATGTTGCAGTGGAGGACCGCGGAAAAACTGCGCCTGCAATATAAAGATACTGTCTATCGCAAGTTCCATCAGGGATGGACGTCGCGGGTATTTATGTACGCCCAGGTAATGGCATGCGACCGGTTTCTTTATGACCCGGTTCACAAACGTTACACCGTAGACCGCTACCTGGCGGATGTAAAGCATCGTTATGGCGGCCTGGAAGCTGTATTGATCTGGCCTACCTATCCCAACATCGGCATAGACAACCGTAACCAGTTTGACTGGCTGGCATCCATGCCCGGCGGACGGGATGGTGTAAGAGAAATGGTGCGGGATTTTAAGCAGCGGGGTGTGAGGGTGTTTTTCCCGATCATGATCTGGGATACCGGTACCAGGGCCATAAGCAACCCGATGGCCGCTGCTTTGATTGCAGAGATGCAGGCTGTTGGTGCAGACGGGTTGAATGGCGATACCATGTTTGGTGTTACGGAGGACTTCCAGCAGGCGTGCGATAGTATAGGATACCCGGTTGCCCTGCAGCCGGAAGTGGCTATCGATGACCTGAATATGGTGAAATGGAACACGATGAGCTGGGGATATTACTGGAAGTATGATCATGTTCCGGGTGTCAGTGTGTATAAATGGCTGGAGCCCAAACACCAGGTACATATCACCAACCGGTGGATCATTGACAGGACCGATGACCTGCAATATGCGTTCTTTAACGGGGTTGGCTACAACACCTGGGAAAATATTTGGGGTATCTGGAATGGGATCACCGAACGTTATGCAGCCGCTATCAAGAGAATTGGCCATATTTACCGGGCATTCCCCGGTGCATGGAGCAGTGCGGAATGGCAGCCCCATTTCCCCGCACAATCTTCCGGTGTTTTTGTTTCACGGTTTCCGCAGCAGGGTTATACCATGTACACTTTGGTGAACCGCGACAGTGTGGACAAAACAGGCCGGCAACTGCAATTACCTTATCAGAGCGGCTTGCGTTACTTTGATATCTATAACGGCCGGGAACTGCACGCGGCGAAGGAAGGGGACCTGGTGTACCTGGACTTCCCGGTAGAAGCCAATGGGTTTGGGGCGGTATTACAAATGAAGTCATCCCTCGTGGACAAAAGGCTGATGAACGTGCTGGCCGAAATGCGGCAACTGAGTGCAAAACCGCTTAAGAGCCTTTCCGACCGGTGGACGCCACTGCAGCAATCTATAACGCAGGTCAAAAAGACGGTACGCTATGCGGCAGCGCCCAAAGGAATGGTGGCCATACCGGGCGTAAAAAATTACCAGTTCAAAACACAAGGCGTAATGATCGAAGGGAATGACCTGCCAGACGGAATAGGGGTGCAACATCCCTGGGAAGCGCATCCCGCCCGTTCACAAACGCATGGGATGGATATCGATCCGTTCTATATGGACAAATACCCGGTCACCAATAAGCAGTTCAAGGCTTTCCTGGATGCCACCCATTACCGTCCGGCAGATGAGCACAACTACTTAAAGGACTGGAAAAATGGCACGTACCAGGAGGGCTGGGATGATAAGCCTGTTACCTGGGTATCCCTGGAAGATGCCCGTGCCTATGCCAGCTGGGCCGGCAAGCGGTTACCACACGAATGGGAATGGCAATATGCCGGGCAGGGAACGGATGATCGTGCCTATCCCTGGGGTAACATCATGGATAGCACCCTGCTTCCTGCGCGCGACACCGGCCGGGTAATGCGGGGACCTGCCGCTGTAAATGCATTTACACGCGGGGCAAGCCCGTTTGGTGTGATGGATATGGTGGGCAATGTCTGGCAATGGACGGATGAGTACACCGACCTGCACACCCGTTATGCCGTGCTGAAGGGAGGTGGCTATTACCGTCCCAAAGGGTCTGATTGGTATTTCCCGGAGGCAACCGCCTTATTCAAATATGGCAAGTATCTTTTAATGAGCCCTTCGATGGACCGGTCGGGCAGCGTGGGATTCAGGTGTGTGGCGGATAAATAA
- a CDS encoding GRP family sugar transporter → MLCWGSWGNTQKLAQRNWRYEYFYWDYVIGVLLFSLLGALTLGSIGSEGRSFFTDLQQATCTNLALAFTGGIVFNAANILLAGAISICGMAVAFPVGIGLALVLGVLINYIGASKGDPLLLFAGAAFITLAIVFSGLAYRSAARQHTRLPAKGLLLSILAGIIMSCFYRFIAAAMDMDNFAQPAPGKMTPYTALFIFAVGVLVSNFPFSFIARSKPVSGTHIPLMAYFKGSAKSHLVGIAGGCIWCLGTLFSLLASAKAGAAISYGLGQGATLVSALWGIFVWKEFDGAPPAARRFNVAMFFMFLIGLGLLIYAGK, encoded by the coding sequence ATGCTGTGTTGGGGATCATGGGGAAATACACAGAAACTGGCACAGCGCAACTGGCGTTATGAATATTTTTATTGGGACTATGTGATCGGCGTACTGCTCTTTTCCTTACTGGGGGCGCTTACACTGGGGAGCATTGGTAGTGAGGGCAGAAGTTTCTTTACAGACCTGCAGCAGGCAACCTGCACTAACCTGGCGCTTGCCTTTACCGGTGGAATAGTATTCAATGCCGCAAATATCCTGCTTGCCGGGGCCATTTCGATATGCGGTATGGCGGTGGCCTTCCCCGTGGGTATTGGGCTGGCGCTGGTACTGGGCGTGCTGATTAATTACATAGGCGCATCAAAAGGAGATCCTTTGCTGTTATTTGCCGGCGCTGCTTTCATAACACTGGCAATTGTGTTCAGTGGTTTGGCATACAGAAGTGCTGCCAGGCAGCATACGCGGCTGCCTGCAAAGGGATTGCTGCTTTCCATACTGGCGGGGATCATTATGTCCTGCTTCTACCGTTTTATCGCGGCTGCAATGGATATGGATAATTTTGCACAACCGGCACCTGGTAAGATGACGCCCTATACGGCCTTGTTTATTTTTGCGGTGGGCGTTCTTGTCAGCAATTTCCCTTTCAGCTTTATTGCACGCTCAAAGCCCGTTTCGGGAACCCATATTCCATTAATGGCTTATTTTAAAGGATCCGCCAAATCCCACCTGGTGGGAATAGCCGGAGGGTGCATCTGGTGTCTGGGTACGCTTTTCAGCTTATTGGCTTCCGCCAAGGCAGGAGCCGCTATTTCCTATGGCCTTGGACAGGGCGCCACACTCGTTTCTGCCTTGTGGGGCATATTCGTTTGGAAGGAGTTTGATGGCGCCCCGCCTGCCGCGCGCCGCTTCAATGTTGCCATGTTCTTTATGTTCCTCATCGGGCTGGGTTTGCTGATCTATGCGGGTAAGTAA
- a CDS encoding sugar porter family MFS transporter, whose amino-acid sequence MTQSSEQNIGYVIFLSVVAALGGFLFGYDTAVISGTIDQVSAQYHLSAIEQGWYVGCALVGSIAGVLVAGVISDRFGRKKTLIIAAVLFSISGFGCAASAGINQLVFYRIVGGVAIGVVSIISPLYISEVAITKFRGRLVSLYQLAITIGFLGAYLVNYQLLHIAQAGIPTANPFWLKIFVQEPWRAMLGMESLPAVLFFIVIFFIPESPRWLVTRAKEYQANIILTRIYGNQEHALQEVAAVKEQLLTESSRNWHLLLKQPFLKALLIGVSIAILGQFMGVNAVLYYGPTIFRNSGLSSGDSLFYQVLVGLVNALTTVLALVVIDRVGRKKLVYYGVSGMVVSLVLIGLYFLKGDAWHISPFVLLAFFLAYIFCCAVSVCAVVWVLLSEMYPTTVRGIAMSIAGFALWVGTYLIGQLTPWMLTNLTSAGTFFLFAFMCVPYIWIVWKLVPETTGKSLEEIERLWV is encoded by the coding sequence ATGACTCAGTCTTCCGAACAAAATATTGGCTATGTTATATTCCTGTCTGTGGTGGCGGCACTCGGCGGTTTTCTTTTCGGCTATGATACGGCTGTTATTTCCGGTACTATCGACCAGGTAAGCGCCCAGTATCACCTGTCAGCGATTGAACAGGGATGGTATGTAGGCTGCGCTTTAGTGGGATCTATTGCCGGAGTACTGGTGGCTGGTGTGATCAGTGACCGGTTTGGAAGGAAAAAAACACTCATTATTGCAGCGGTGCTGTTTTCCATATCCGGATTTGGTTGTGCGGCATCAGCAGGCATCAATCAGCTGGTATTTTACCGGATCGTGGGAGGGGTGGCCATTGGCGTGGTATCGATCATATCTCCCCTCTATATTTCAGAAGTAGCCATTACAAAGTTCAGGGGACGGCTGGTGTCTCTATACCAGCTGGCCATTACCATTGGTTTCCTGGGCGCCTATCTTGTCAATTACCAGTTGCTGCATATCGCGCAGGCTGGCATACCCACTGCTAATCCTTTCTGGCTGAAGATCTTTGTACAGGAACCCTGGCGGGCCATGCTGGGAATGGAATCATTACCAGCCGTTCTTTTTTTTATCGTGATCTTCTTTATCCCGGAAAGCCCACGCTGGCTGGTAACCCGGGCAAAGGAATACCAGGCTAACATTATACTGACCCGTATTTATGGGAACCAGGAACACGCATTGCAGGAGGTAGCAGCCGTAAAAGAACAGCTGCTTACAGAAAGCAGCAGGAACTGGCATTTGCTGCTGAAACAGCCGTTCCTGAAGGCATTGCTGATAGGCGTGTCTATTGCCATACTGGGGCAGTTCATGGGAGTGAATGCAGTGCTTTATTATGGCCCCACCATTTTCCGGAACAGCGGGTTGTCCAGCGGGGATTCTTTGTTTTATCAGGTGTTGGTTGGGCTGGTGAATGCGCTGACAACAGTGTTGGCCCTGGTGGTGATCGACCGGGTAGGCCGGAAAAAACTGGTCTACTACGGCGTGTCCGGCATGGTCGTATCACTGGTGCTGATAGGCCTCTATTTCCTGAAAGGCGATGCCTGGCACATTTCTCCTTTTGTACTACTGGCCTTTTTCCTGGCTTATATTTTTTGCTGCGCAGTATCTGTCTGTGCGGTGGTGTGGGTACTGCTTTCTGAAATGTATCCAACAACCGTAAGAGGGATTGCCATGTCTATTGCAGGATTTGCGTTGTGGGTTGGTACTTATCTCATCGGGCAGCTCACCCCCTGGATGCTGACGAACCTTACATCCGCCGGCACTTTTTTCCTCTTCGCTTTTATGTGCGTGCCTTATATATGGATCGTATGGAAGCTGGTACCGGAAACCACCGGGAAATCGCTCGAAGAAATCGAACGGCTTTGGGTTTGA